A DNA window from Altererythrobacter sp. B11 contains the following coding sequences:
- a CDS encoding serine hydrolase has product MIRLVLALLLLAVPAGSQAQEIAAAESADRLAGRAADAVAVLRGERPPEEVFTPTFLAAVPADRLAAMSRDMNAQFGAMTGVESVTPGANPGSAVIVLRFERALADGEMQLEANEPQRIAGLLITNFRLIADTAQRTQADLAALPGETAIYLAPLDGGEPLLSHNADQQLAIGSTFKLYVLSSLARSIREGRHRWDEVVRLGEKSFPSGELQGWPDGAPLTLQTLATLMISISDNTATDQLIRLLGREAVEAEIAAAGHAKPRGNTPLLTTREMFALKAPSRAGLAADFQAGDTAVRRSVLERLAPEEVSLAEVNAALAAGPRLLGIEWFASTLDLTAVLRRLRDLGDPVVMDILSVEPAASQAERARWAYIGYKGGSEPGVLNFTWLLRSRTGDWYALAMSWNIPEAALDQTTFELLARRAMALVPGG; this is encoded by the coding sequence GTGATCCGGCTCGTACTCGCTCTTCTGCTTCTCGCCGTTCCTGCCGGCAGCCAGGCGCAAGAGATTGCCGCGGCGGAAAGCGCAGACAGGCTGGCTGGAAGAGCCGCCGACGCCGTGGCCGTGCTGCGTGGTGAACGGCCGCCAGAGGAAGTGTTTACCCCGACCTTTCTGGCCGCCGTGCCGGCCGATCGCCTGGCGGCGATGAGCCGTGACATGAACGCACAATTCGGCGCCATGACGGGCGTCGAAAGCGTCACTCCGGGGGCAAATCCCGGCAGCGCAGTGATCGTGCTGCGGTTTGAGCGCGCTTTGGCAGATGGCGAGATGCAGCTCGAGGCGAATGAGCCGCAACGCATAGCAGGACTGCTCATCACCAATTTCCGCCTCATCGCAGATACGGCGCAAAGAACTCAGGCAGACCTTGCCGCCCTGCCCGGCGAAACGGCGATCTATCTTGCTCCGCTCGATGGCGGGGAGCCTCTGCTCAGCCACAATGCAGACCAGCAGCTGGCGATCGGCTCCACCTTCAAGCTCTATGTCCTCTCATCGCTGGCTCGCTCGATCCGGGAGGGGCGACATCGATGGGACGAGGTGGTGAGGCTGGGGGAGAAAAGCTTCCCCAGCGGAGAGCTGCAGGGCTGGCCCGATGGCGCGCCTCTCACGCTGCAAACGCTCGCCACGCTGATGATCTCCATCAGCGACAACACCGCGACGGACCAGCTCATCCGGCTGCTTGGGCGCGAGGCGGTGGAAGCAGAAATAGCAGCTGCTGGCCACGCCAAGCCGCGCGGCAACACGCCCCTCCTCACCACGCGGGAAATGTTCGCACTGAAGGCCCCCAGCAGGGCAGGCCTGGCCGCTGACTTTCAGGCGGGCGACACCGCGGTACGGCGAAGCGTGCTGGAACGCCTGGCTCCGGAGGAGGTGAGCCTTGCTGAGGTGAACGCCGCACTCGCAGCCGGGCCGCGCCTTCTAGGCATCGAATGGTTTGCCTCGACGCTGGATCTGACTGCCGTGCTGCGGCGCCTACGCGATCTGGGCGATCCGGTCGTTATGGACATTCTCTCTGTGGAGCCCGCCGCCAGCCAGGCCGAGCGCGCGCGATGGGCCTATATCGGCTACAAGGGTGGCTCTGAGCCCGGCGTGCTCAACTTCACCTGGCTGCTCCGCTCGCGCACGGGCGACTGGTATGCACTGGCGATGAGCTGGAACATTCCCGAAGCTGCACTGGACCAGACGACATTCGAACTGCTCGCCCGGCGCGCAATGGCGCTTGTTCCCGGCGGCTGA
- the tyrS gene encoding tyrosine--tRNA ligase produces the protein MSQYQSDLLRLLDERGHIHQVTDPAGLDALAGGEIVPAYIGFDATAPSLHVGNMASVMMLRRLQQAGHKPVVVMGGGTTKVGDPSGKDESRRMLTTEAIEGNIASIRTVFERLLTFGDGPTDAVMVNNDEWLSELGYVELLRQVGPHFTINRMLTFDSVRLRLEREQPLTFLEFNYMILQAYDFRELSQRIGCRLQMGGSDQWGNIVNGIELARRMDGTELFGLTTPLVTTADGAKMGKTASGAVWLNEAQLPSYDFWQYWRNTHDQDVGKFLRLFTDLPLDEIARLEALEGADINHAKVVLANAVTALVRGEDAARGAEATAAQTFAGGGLGEDLPVLEVTAEGVRLGAACAAIGFTASNGEAKRKIAEGAVRVDDVAITDPAHLIQLAAGAEAKISVGKKRHGILRGC, from the coding sequence ATGAGCCAGTACCAATCCGATCTCCTCCGCCTGCTCGACGAGCGCGGCCACATTCATCAGGTCACCGATCCTGCGGGGCTGGACGCCCTTGCGGGCGGGGAGATCGTGCCCGCCTATATCGGCTTCGATGCGACGGCGCCATCGCTCCATGTCGGCAATATGGCGTCCGTCATGATGCTGCGCAGGCTGCAGCAGGCCGGGCACAAGCCCGTGGTGGTGATGGGCGGCGGCACGACGAAGGTGGGGGATCCGTCGGGCAAGGACGAAAGCCGCCGCATGCTCACGACCGAAGCGATCGAAGGCAACATCGCCTCCATTCGCACCGTCTTCGAACGCCTGCTGACCTTCGGTGACGGGCCGACAGACGCCGTGATGGTCAACAATGACGAGTGGCTGAGCGAGCTCGGCTATGTCGAGCTGCTCCGTCAGGTGGGCCCGCATTTCACCATCAATCGCATGCTCACCTTCGATTCCGTTCGTCTGAGGCTGGAGCGGGAGCAGCCGCTGACCTTCCTCGAATTCAACTACATGATCCTGCAGGCCTACGACTTCCGCGAGCTGTCGCAGCGGATCGGTTGCCGCCTTCAGATGGGCGGCAGCGACCAATGGGGCAATATCGTCAACGGGATCGAGCTTGCCCGGCGCATGGATGGAACGGAACTGTTCGGCCTGACGACCCCGCTGGTGACCACTGCCGACGGGGCAAAGATGGGCAAGACCGCTTCCGGGGCGGTGTGGCTCAACGAAGCGCAGCTGCCGAGCTATGATTTCTGGCAATATTGGCGCAACACGCACGATCAGGATGTTGGCAAGTTCCTGCGCCTGTTCACCGATCTGCCGCTGGACGAGATCGCCCGGCTGGAAGCCCTGGAAGGCGCCGACATCAACCACGCCAAGGTTGTCCTGGCGAATGCAGTCACCGCCTTGGTGCGTGGCGAGGACGCGGCTCGCGGCGCGGAAGCGACCGCTGCGCAAACCTTTGCCGGCGGCGGATTGGGCGAGGATCTGCCGGTGCTGGAAGTGACCGCCGAAGGCGTTCGGTTGGGTGCCGCCTGCGCCGCCATCGGCTTTACCGCTTCGAATGGCGAAGCCAAGCGGAAGATCGCCGAAGGGGCCGTGCGCGTGGACGATGTCGCGATCACCGATCCGGCTCACCTGATCCAGCTTGCCGCAGGCGCCGAGGCGAAAATCAGCGTGGGCAAGAAGCGCCACGGGATTTTGCGCGGCTGCTGA
- a CDS encoding MFS transporter — protein MLGSAAAACHWARVTATTDSPTSPLQIADYRRFWLARFLAVFATLSMVVLVGYQTYDVARADYGMGTRDAAFMLGLLGFAQFLPILLLTPVAGVVADRFDRRRVVLCANVVDCCIALALAVSTHLDALTLPLLFTLAASHGAARVFNGPALSAIAPNIVPPALLPRAIALSSIAWQVGTVIGPAAGGLLFGHSNSLPYYLSAGLLLVSGMLISTVRPMRAKHEGPPAHPLRQITDGFRFVAGERFLLGCITLDLFAVLLGGATAMLPVFARDILHVGPEGLGFMRGAPAVGAALVAARLSFRPFESNVGVKMLWAVVAFGIATIGFALSRNFALSLLLLAALGAADMISVYIRSSLVQLNTPDDKRGRVSAISGLAISASNELGELQSGLAAGLLGATGAVVFGGVGAIVITALWAWIFPELRRARTFSPKYLPEDSGEEQKA, from the coding sequence CTGCTTGGCAGCGCCGCTGCCGCCTGCCATTGGGCGCGGGTGACCGCTACCACCGATAGTCCCACGTCGCCGCTGCAGATTGCCGATTACCGGCGCTTCTGGCTCGCGCGTTTTCTCGCTGTTTTCGCCACCCTCTCGATGGTGGTGCTGGTCGGCTACCAGACTTACGACGTCGCCCGCGCAGATTACGGCATGGGCACGCGCGACGCCGCATTCATGCTGGGGCTGCTGGGCTTCGCACAGTTCCTGCCGATCCTTCTGCTCACGCCCGTGGCCGGCGTGGTGGCCGACCGGTTTGACCGGCGGCGGGTGGTGCTGTGCGCCAATGTCGTCGATTGCTGCATCGCGCTTGCGTTGGCGGTTTCGACGCATCTCGACGCACTCACGCTGCCGTTGCTCTTCACCCTGGCCGCCAGCCATGGCGCGGCGCGCGTGTTCAACGGCCCTGCCCTCTCGGCCATCGCGCCCAATATCGTGCCCCCCGCGCTGCTGCCTCGCGCGATCGCGCTCAGTTCCATCGCCTGGCAGGTGGGCACGGTAATCGGACCCGCGGCCGGCGGGCTGTTGTTCGGCCACAGCAATTCGCTGCCCTACTATCTCTCCGCCGGTCTGCTGCTGGTTTCGGGCATGCTGATCTCCACGGTTCGTCCAATGCGCGCCAAGCACGAGGGGCCACCGGCGCATCCTCTGCGCCAGATCACCGACGGGTTCCGCTTCGTCGCCGGAGAGCGGTTCCTGCTGGGCTGCATCACGCTGGACCTGTTTGCCGTGCTGCTCGGCGGCGCGACCGCGATGCTGCCCGTGTTTGCGCGCGACATCCTGCACGTGGGGCCAGAGGGCCTCGGCTTCATGCGTGGGGCTCCGGCGGTTGGTGCGGCACTGGTCGCCGCCCGGCTGTCATTCCGCCCGTTCGAGAGCAACGTCGGCGTAAAGATGCTTTGGGCGGTGGTGGCCTTCGGCATCGCCACGATCGGCTTTGCACTATCCCGCAATTTCGCGCTTTCACTGCTGCTGCTGGCGGCGCTCGGCGCCGCGGACATGATTTCCGTGTATATTCGCAGTTCGCTGGTCCAGCTCAACACACCCGACGACAAGCGCGGCCGCGTGTCCGCCATATCGGGCCTCGCCATCTCCGCCAGCAACGAGCTGGGCGAATTGCAGTCGGGCCTCGCCGCCGGCCTGCTCGGCGCCACCGGGGCGGTTGTGTTCGGCGGAGTCGGTGCGATAGTGATCACTGCGCTGTGGGCATGGATCTTCCCGGAACTTCGCCGGGCGCGGACCTTTAGCCCCAAATATCTCCCAGAGGATTCCGGAGAGGAGCAAAAAGCATGA
- a CDS encoding methyl-accepting chemotaxis protein: MEQTVVERENASVLDRIPRDCGDVTVGCSDVAGIVQAVIESSSRLRAEHAALQDTVAALENDEKHIADACEESRLLSNRAMERLGEGTQQIHSSLGVVSELLDLVDTLTQHVTGFAAAMNQVRQCSLDINNIAETTNILSLNAAIEAARAGEAGRGFAVVASEVKSLAGKTREATDEIGRTIDALGAEAEKVIIRIEEGAKASSEAKGSVSSIASTIDGVSALVAEVDAHNETIAQANATVSRHVVSIRSVLDECDEVAVENEAELRGAHARMEELEMTASAMFDTIVHAGLSPMDSVMVERAQSHAAELVRLTEADLASGVLSEAALFDHDYRLVAGSAPPRYRTRLVDWADRNWRPILDRLAESDPCILASACTDMHGFLPTHLTCYSRQPTGDLAHDTRFCRNGRKIFDPIDRKAKQSAAPFMMAVYRQEGDGREYQVVRNVYLPLHFNGRRWGDLELAYSFD; the protein is encoded by the coding sequence ATGGAGCAGACGGTAGTCGAGCGGGAAAATGCGAGCGTGCTCGATCGGATACCGCGCGACTGCGGCGATGTAACAGTCGGCTGCAGCGACGTGGCGGGCATTGTCCAGGCGGTGATCGAATCCTCCAGTCGCCTGCGCGCAGAGCATGCAGCGCTGCAAGACACGGTGGCGGCGCTCGAGAATGACGAGAAGCACATCGCCGATGCCTGCGAGGAATCGCGCCTGCTTTCCAATCGCGCGATGGAACGGCTGGGCGAGGGCACGCAGCAGATCCATTCGTCCCTCGGCGTGGTCAGCGAGTTGCTCGATCTCGTGGATACGCTCACCCAGCATGTCACCGGCTTCGCTGCGGCGATGAACCAGGTCCGGCAGTGTTCGCTGGACATCAACAACATCGCCGAAACCACCAATATCCTGTCGCTCAACGCCGCGATCGAAGCTGCGCGGGCCGGGGAGGCGGGGCGTGGCTTTGCCGTGGTGGCGAGCGAAGTGAAGAGCCTTGCCGGCAAGACGCGCGAGGCGACTGACGAGATCGGCCGTACGATCGACGCCCTCGGTGCGGAAGCCGAGAAGGTGATCATCCGGATCGAGGAGGGCGCCAAGGCGAGCAGCGAGGCCAAGGGCTCCGTCAGCAGCATCGCCAGCACGATCGACGGCGTGAGCGCGCTCGTGGCTGAGGTGGACGCGCATAATGAAACGATTGCGCAGGCCAATGCCACCGTCAGCCGCCACGTCGTTTCCATTCGCAGCGTGCTCGACGAGTGCGACGAAGTGGCGGTGGAGAACGAAGCGGAATTGCGCGGCGCCCACGCTCGCATGGAAGAGCTGGAGATGACGGCGAGCGCCATGTTCGACACGATCGTGCATGCCGGGCTCTCGCCGATGGATAGCGTCATGGTGGAGCGCGCGCAGAGCCATGCCGCAGAACTCGTGCGCCTCACCGAAGCGGATCTGGCCTCAGGCGTGCTCAGCGAAGCCGCGCTGTTCGATCATGACTATCGGCTGGTCGCCGGATCGGCGCCGCCGCGCTATCGCACGCGGCTGGTGGACTGGGCAGATCGGAACTGGCGGCCGATACTCGACCGGCTGGCCGAATCCGATCCCTGCATCCTCGCATCGGCCTGCACCGACATGCACGGTTTCCTGCCCACCCATCTCACCTGCTATTCACGGCAGCCAACCGGCGATCTGGCACATGACACGCGCTTTTGCCGCAATGGCCGCAAGATCTTCGATCCCATCGACCGAAAGGCCAAGCAGAGCGCAGCGCCCTTCATGATGGCCGTCTACCGGCAGGAGGGGGACGGCCGCGAATATCAGGTCGTACGCAACGTTTATCTGCCGCTGCATTTCAACGGCCGCCGCTGGGGTGATCTCGAGCTGGCCTACAGCTTCGACTGA
- a CDS encoding DOMON-like domain-containing protein — MQNYPLTAHPDFPPLAARRVEARVIGADANWLRLRWRIDGVEKLVVPSFGGKGRADGLWQTTCFELFLRPDGGSAYCEFNLSPSERWAAYDFASYREGMSERLAPREPNCTMRLGQSMAIFDAAIPLPALPAADCAMGFSAVIEEEGGTKSYWALAHPAGKPDFHDAACFTGRLAAPEAA, encoded by the coding sequence ATGCAAAACTATCCGCTGACGGCGCATCCCGACTTTCCGCCGCTGGCCGCCCGGCGCGTGGAGGCGCGGGTGATCGGCGCCGATGCCAATTGGCTGCGCCTTCGCTGGCGTATCGACGGGGTGGAGAAGCTGGTTGTCCCGTCATTTGGCGGGAAAGGACGGGCTGACGGCCTGTGGCAGACCACCTGTTTCGAGCTGTTCCTCCGCCCCGACGGCGGCTCTGCCTATTGTGAATTCAACCTGTCGCCGTCCGAGCGGTGGGCCGCCTATGATTTCGCGTCCTATCGCGAGGGCATGAGCGAACGCCTGGCGCCGCGAGAGCCCAACTGCACGATGCGCCTGGGCCAAAGCATGGCCATCTTCGATGCCGCCATACCGCTGCCTGCCCTGCCGGCTGCCGATTGCGCGATGGGGTTTAGCGCGGTGATCGAGGAGGAGGGGGGCACAAAGTCCTATTGGGCGCTGGCGCATCCCGCAGGTAAGCCCGATTTCCATGACGCGGCTTGCTTCACTGGCCGGCTTGCGGCACCGGAGGCGGCATGA
- a CDS encoding glutathione S-transferase family protein — protein sequence MLKLYSFGPGANSMKPMLTLFEKGLEYEQHLLDPSKFEHHSDWFKKVNPRGQVPALVDGDKVVTESTVICEYLEDAHPTEVKLRPDDPYDRAQMRVWTKWVDEYFCWCVSTIGWHRGVRHMAQKLTDAEFEEHLKNIPIPEQQLKWRRAREGFPQDLLDEEMRKIGVSVRKLDDHLADHEWLAGEMFTLADICNFSIANGMQNGFAELVNTSDTPHLVRWIEQINARPKVREMFEKVPRERLGPPKD from the coding sequence ATGCTCAAGCTCTACAGCTTCGGCCCTGGCGCCAATTCGATGAAGCCGATGCTCACCCTCTTCGAGAAAGGGCTGGAATACGAACAGCATCTGCTCGACCCCTCGAAGTTTGAGCACCATTCCGACTGGTTCAAGAAGGTCAACCCGCGGGGCCAGGTGCCGGCGCTGGTGGATGGCGACAAGGTCGTCACCGAAAGCACTGTGATCTGCGAATATCTCGAAGATGCGCACCCTACCGAGGTGAAACTACGGCCGGATGATCCGTATGACCGGGCACAGATGCGGGTGTGGACCAAATGGGTGGATGAGTATTTTTGCTGGTGCGTGTCCACAATCGGCTGGCACCGCGGCGTGCGCCACATGGCGCAGAAGCTCACCGATGCGGAGTTCGAGGAGCATCTGAAGAACATCCCGATCCCGGAGCAGCAGCTGAAGTGGCGCCGCGCGCGCGAGGGCTTCCCGCAGGATCTGCTGGACGAGGAGATGCGCAAGATCGGTGTCTCCGTCCGCAAGCTGGACGACCATCTGGCCGATCACGAATGGCTCGCTGGCGAAATGTTCACACTGGCGGACATCTGCAATTTCTCCATCGCCAACGGCATGCAGAATGGCTTTGCCGAACTGGTGAACACCAGCGACACGCCGCATCTGGTTCGCTGGATCGAACAGATCAATGCGCGCCCGAAGGTGCGCGAGATGTTCGAAAAGGTGCCTCGCGAAAGGCTCGGTCCGCCGAAGGATTGA
- a CDS encoding exo-beta-N-acetylmuramidase NamZ family protein, whose translation MKFGIDRLLADPDLRKPLEGRRVALVAHPASVTENLTHSLDALIEAGVNVTAAFGPQHGIKGDKQDNMVETPDEVDPRYGIPLFSLYGEVRRPSAAMMDSADVFLFDLQDLGCRIYTFCTTLLYLLEEAAAKGKSVWVLDRPNPAGRPVEGTLLLPGQESFVGAGPMPMRHGLTMGEMGHWFVQRFGLDVDYRVVTMEGWLPDAAPGFGWPESRIWINPSPNAASLNMARAYAGTVMLEGATLSEGRGTTRPLEVLFGAPDVDAAAVLAVMQAQAREWLDGCAIRPCWFSPTFHKHACELCSALMVHAEGKFYNHAAFRPWRLQALAFKGIRTLYPDYDLWRDFPYEYELERLAIDVINGGPALRLWVDDAAAQPGDLEAIAAPDEAQWCDEVAPLLLY comes from the coding sequence ATGAAATTCGGCATTGACCGGCTGCTGGCCGATCCGGACCTGAGAAAGCCACTGGAAGGCCGGCGCGTGGCACTGGTTGCCCATCCGGCCTCGGTTACGGAGAATCTCACCCATTCGCTGGACGCGCTGATCGAGGCGGGGGTCAATGTCACCGCCGCCTTCGGCCCGCAGCATGGGATCAAGGGCGACAAGCAGGACAATATGGTGGAGACGCCGGACGAGGTGGATCCGCGCTACGGTATCCCGTTATTCAGCCTCTACGGCGAAGTGCGCCGGCCCAGTGCGGCCATGATGGACAGTGCCGACGTCTTCCTGTTCGACCTGCAGGATCTCGGCTGCCGCATCTACACCTTCTGCACCACGCTGCTCTATCTGCTTGAAGAGGCGGCGGCGAAGGGCAAGTCCGTGTGGGTGCTGGATCGCCCGAACCCCGCGGGGCGGCCGGTGGAGGGCACGCTGCTGTTGCCGGGGCAGGAGAGCTTCGTCGGCGCCGGCCCCATGCCCATGCGACACGGCCTGACTATGGGCGAGATGGGGCACTGGTTCGTGCAGCGCTTCGGGCTCGATGTCGATTACCGCGTGGTCACCATGGAAGGCTGGCTGCCGGATGCGGCACCGGGCTTTGGCTGGCCGGAGAGCCGGATCTGGATCAACCCGAGCCCCAACGCGGCGAGCCTTAACATGGCGCGCGCCTATGCCGGTACGGTGATGCTGGAAGGCGCCACACTTAGCGAAGGCAGGGGGACGACCCGTCCGCTGGAAGTGCTCTTCGGTGCGCCTGATGTGGATGCCGCTGCCGTACTGGCAGTAATGCAGGCGCAGGCACGGGAATGGCTTGACGGTTGTGCGATCCGGCCGTGCTGGTTCTCGCCGACCTTTCACAAGCATGCGTGCGAACTGTGCAGTGCATTGATGGTCCATGCGGAAGGCAAGTTCTACAACCACGCAGCTTTCCGGCCTTGGCGCCTGCAGGCGCTGGCCTTCAAGGGCATCCGCACGCTCTATCCCGATTACGACCTGTGGCGGGATTTCCCCTATGAGTATGAGCTGGAACGGCTTGCGATCGACGTGATCAACGGCGGCCCGGCGCTGCGGTTGTGGGTGGACGATGCCGCCGCCCAGCCGGGGGATCTGGAAGCGATCGCAGCCCCGGACGAGGCGCAATGGTGCGATGAAGTGGCGCCGCTGCTGCTGTACTGA
- a CDS encoding PilZ domain-containing protein: MAGGAQLSVTDMRRSARHPVDHLVIAEHRERGDLRLHIANISAHGFMTDHSPKLERGGRVMIRLPVIGRIEAYCIWTTEDRAGFQFERIIRQDDFTAIIRELQPNPRLRSKG; encoded by the coding sequence ATGGCCGGCGGGGCACAGCTCTCTGTAACCGACATGCGCCGTTCCGCGCGCCACCCCGTCGATCACCTGGTGATCGCCGAGCATCGCGAGCGCGGCGATTTACGGCTGCACATCGCGAATATCTCGGCGCATGGCTTCATGACCGACCACTCGCCGAAGCTGGAACGCGGGGGGCGCGTGATGATCCGCCTGCCGGTGATCGGGCGGATCGAAGCCTATTGCATCTGGACGACCGAGGATCGCGCCGGCTTCCAGTTCGAACGCATCATCCGGCAGGACGATTTCACCGCCATCATTCGCGAGCTGCAGCCCAATCCGCGCCTGCGCAGCAAGGGCTGA
- the cysK gene encoding cysteine synthase A produces MKADNVLATIGNTPHIRLARLFPDHEVWVKSERANPGGSIKDRIALAMVEDAEKNGTLQPGGTIIEPTSGNTGIGLAMVAAVKGYKLVLVMPESMSVERRRLMLAYGASFDLTPKEKGMKGALERAREMVEKTPGSWMPQQFDNPANPAIHAATTAQEILADFADAPPAVLITGVGTGGHLTGCAEELKKSWPELKAYAVEPELSPVISGGQPGPHPIQGIGAGFIPENLHTKAIDGAIKVDAEDAKEMARLCASKEGLLVGISSGATLAAIKAKAGELAPGTRILGFNYDTGERYLSVPEFLPQ; encoded by the coding sequence ATGAAGGCCGACAATGTTCTCGCGACCATCGGCAACACGCCGCACATCCGCCTGGCGCGCCTGTTCCCCGATCACGAGGTGTGGGTGAAGAGCGAACGCGCCAATCCGGGTGGCTCGATCAAGGACCGCATCGCGCTGGCCATGGTGGAGGATGCGGAGAAGAACGGCACGCTCCAGCCCGGCGGCACGATTATCGAGCCGACGAGCGGCAACACCGGCATCGGCCTCGCCATGGTGGCCGCCGTGAAGGGCTACAAGCTCGTCCTCGTCATGCCCGAGAGCATGAGCGTGGAGCGTCGCAGGCTGATGCTCGCCTATGGCGCGAGCTTTGACCTCACGCCCAAGGAAAAGGGCATGAAGGGCGCGCTGGAGCGCGCGCGCGAAATGGTGGAAAAGACGCCGGGATCGTGGATGCCGCAGCAGTTCGACAATCCGGCCAATCCCGCGATCCACGCGGCCACCACGGCGCAAGAAATCCTGGCCGATTTCGCCGATGCCCCGCCCGCGGTGCTGATCACCGGCGTGGGGACCGGCGGCCATCTGACCGGCTGCGCGGAAGAGCTGAAGAAGAGCTGGCCGGAGCTGAAGGCCTATGCCGTCGAGCCCGAGCTTTCGCCCGTCATCAGCGGCGGCCAGCCCGGACCGCACCCGATCCAGGGCATTGGCGCCGGCTTCATCCCGGAAAACCTCCACACCAAGGCGATCGACGGAGCCATCAAGGTCGACGCGGAAGACGCCAAGGAGATGGCCCGGCTTTGCGCAAGCAAGGAGGGCCTCTTGGTTGGCATTTCCAGCGGCGCCACCCTCGCCGCGATCAAGGCCAAGGCTGGCGAGCTTGCCCCGGGCACGCGGATCCTGGGCTTCAACTACGATACGGGAGAGCGTTATCTCTCGGTGCCGGAATTCCTGCCCCAATGA